The genomic segment CAGTGGTTTCTCATGGTGAATTTTGCAATCCTCCTTACCCTGTTGCATTGGAAAATCAGGGAATGAGTAGCAACTCCCAACTCGTTCAATATCCATCCGATTCGAGTTTTGTTGAGATGGTGCCAAAGCTTTCATGCTTTGAAAATGGGGGATTCTCAGAAATGGTTGGCTCTTTTGGCTTGCCTCAGTGTGCTGAGATTGCTAGTAATACTAATGGGTGTCCTCGAAATTACACAATAAACCAAGAGAAAGGCAGTGAGAGGACATCAAGAATTGGGGGACAATCTCAAGATGGTTGCCAGATTTCAGATGGGGGCATAGGATCCTCACCCAGTGGAAAAAGAAGAAAACGTGTTCCTGATTCAAGTTCTCCCCTCAGTCCAGAGAAGGTAAGATCATGTGTAACTTAAGAAATTCAATTATGCTATTGGTGATTTCATTTCTCTTTAGTTTGTGCTCTCGAAGGATTgaatttctttgttttctttaatAGAATGCTGAAGGGGGACAACAAATGGATCTATCTGGGGATAATTCTGATGTCCGAAAGGAACAGGATGAGAAGAAACTAAACACTGAAGAATATACTAGTGGAAATATGCGGAGTAAGCCAACAGAGGCGGTGGGTAAACAAGCTAAGGAGAGTTCTAACAGTGGAGATACTCAAAAGGATAATTACATTCATGTGAGAGCCCGAAGGGGTCAGGCTACAAATAGTCATAGCCTTGCAGAAAGGGTAGGTTCTCCTTCAATGCCTCGTATTTTAAGCAAATTCCTGTCCTATTTCTACATATATGTTGAGACAATAGAACTTTCTAATTGCAGGTGAGAAGAGAAAAGATCAGTGAGCGGATGAGATTGCTTCAAGAACTTGTTCCGGGATGCAATAAGGTAATTGGAAACTAGCAACCTTTTGAGAGTTGTGCTTGTCTGTGGTCTCTTTAATCTTATGCTTAGTGCTGAATAATACTATGCCATTTCACCATTTTAGATTACGGGTAAGGCGGTAATGCTTGATGAGATCATTAACTATGTACGGTCGCTGCAGCAGCAGGTTGAGGTATGCTATTCTGCAAGCTATATTGAGGAATTTTATTCTTGATGCTTGCTGTTTCTTTTTCATAAAATTTGACATTAGTGCTAAGCTAATTACTTCCAGCTTAGTTTGTTCCCCTATCCTTAGAAAAAGTCATTaaagaaaatttatttttattcccTAGTTTTCAAAGATATTACAATACTGGATGCTTCCCTTTTTTTCTGGTGGAGTTTCTCGACTGATGAATATCTTCCTGCAAGTTCTTAGTTACTAAACTTCTAATCCACCATGCTGAATCACAGATTTaataagaaagaaaaggaaaaagaataTATCTACATAGCATACCATCTTATTGTTTTGACCTCCACATTTGGAAATCAAACAAGTTTATGTACTCTAACCATGTTCTAAATGGTTCCTTTTTACTTCCCCTTGCTGCAGTTTTTGTCAATGAAACTAGCGACTGTGAATCCAGAATTGAACATTGATATAGAACGGATTCTGTCCAAAGATGCAAGCCAGGTTGGTCTCGTGTAACTTTTTGATTAAGTGTTGAAGCCAACAACAATTATGTCTGAAATTCATATTGTTCATCATTCTGTGTCCAGATTCTCAACTCGCGAGGTGGCAATGCAGCTATTTTTGGACTTGGCCCTGGAATGGGCTCTTCTCAACATTATCCACATGGGATCTTTCAGGCAAACCTTCCAAGTATACCGAGTTCAGCTCCACAATTTGCTTCTTTGCCTCAGGTAAGTTAGCATGTTCAAGGTGTCCTGCCCTTACTATATAACTCCTGTTCTGGCAATAATCTTAAAGAAACACATGTTTTACTTGCAGGCAGTTCTAGATAATGAGCTTCAAGGTCTTTTCCATATGGGATTTGAAACTACTGCTTCCATTGACACTTTGGGACCAAATGGTAACTAATTTCTCTTCAATTTTGTCAACTTTCAAAgctttttatttgtattttgtaTGTTTCTAACTGTGAATGCAATTTATCTTGTTGATTCCCCAGGGTGCTTGAAACCAGAGCTATAGTTATGCAGAAGATTAAACTTTCTAGTTGACTGATTTGACTCAATCAGGAGGGGGGAGAAAACACAAAAccaaacaagaaaagaaaaaaaaaggggtaAAAATTCAGTTGTATAGGATCTAGCAGTTCCTAACTAGTTCTTCGAATTTTTAGCAGAAGAAGATGACATTTGAAAAAGTTAAGAATCTTGTATATTTTTGAGACAGAATTTGATTGGTGAGCATGATTTGTTTTTCTTATAAATGGTGTTGTAGAGTTGTCCATGTATTGAAAGCTTTGTGAGGGTTTTGGGAAATGATTTTGTAGAGTGCATCAAATTCAAGCAAGAAAAGGTGGACTAAAtagtttgttttgtttctttctCGTTTTGCACACGATTCCCTCCACTACTTGTTTTGATTAGATAGAAAAGAAATTTACTGGCATCactaaaatttaagaaaaaattacataacagtatttttttcttttcttttttacggttcaaagttttttttatatacttaTATGATGCCTTCATCTTCTCCGATGAGGAGGCGTCGAACTCTGCTAACTAGGAAACTAGCCTTCGTGTAGCTCAGACCTTCCGCCTCTGTCCCTCCTCTCCTCCGCCAAAGAAGAAAGTCATACACCGAGAAAAACATTGGAGAGGTGCTTTGGAGTTGGAAATGGTGGTGTTGAGCTTCTATAGCATATGGGCTTCGAGCCTTATGCTTCAGGAGACTATTCCATAGCTGTGGTTAAAGCCAATTCATCTCTTTGAAGATCAAGGACAGGTATTCGTCACTGTAATTGATTGAAATTGCAATGGTCTGAATGTCAAAATAGGGGAGGTGTCCATTTAGAAAAGCTTTACTTGTGAGATATAATGTCAGCTAAGTTTAATCTGAAGTGAAAATGAATTTAATAATATTTGGTTGTTGGTTGTGTTGATTGATTTGGTCTAAGGATATAGAGGATTTTTTGCTATTTTGTTTATTACTGTGATTGGGTTTGTAAAGTGGTTTGggcgaatttttttttttttttttttttgtcaagggGTTTGATTTGTATGGAGTTGGAtttattatattttgaaatagcATGGATCAACTTTTTCGTTCGATTCTCATGTAGTGCTTGGGAGTTAATAATTTATTATGTTGATGGTGTTTTTTAGTTTTGAGTAATATTTAAGTTTTATGATATGCATGTATAATATTTGATGAAATGTCTGTATGAGTTTTGGAAACTGTTGTgttattgaatttaaataattcattTACCGATTTATTGAGTGGGCTAGTATGGTATTGTTTGTGTGTATATTTTGTGAAGGTCAAATAATGGTATAAGAAATATTAGAGGCTAACATCAATGTTTGGGAATGACAAAACTAGTTTATCTTTTACTACTTGCTTATTAAGCTTTTGATCattgaaatttatatatatatatatatagttgttgTGAGGTTGTTGTATTgcatttaagttattttttttgatattttattACAGCGTGttgtttttttaaaatgtaatgaGTTGCATTGTGTTGTTGTGAGGTTGtttagtttttatgtatagttgttttcacattgatttttagttgttttaagtttatatatagttgttcagttgttgtgttgatgtctaattgttgtttatttgtttcagatatatttttatttttttatataaaaaacaaACATGTTAGTATGCAATGGGTTGACTTCTAGTTGTTCTTTATTTGTTGTTTTTAAATGTGTGTAGTATGCACTGAGTTAAGGTTTAGTTgttgtcttattgttgtttttatgctgtttagattttatgtataattgttttcatgttggtttttagttgtttaagtttatttatagttgtTTTGTTATTATgttgttgtttatttatttgaagatatattttgatttaaaaaaaaaataggggtaatgtttagttgttgtcttatcgttgttttttaattgtttcattgacattatatttttgtaaatataaaacttaaaaaatgtatttttcgaAAACTTGAGATagtattttttaaagaaaaaaatcagggaccataaaaaaataaaaaaaaacacaaaaaaaagtatattttttaaaaaatctctTAATAAAACGGTAATTTCATTCAACCATCAAGTACCTAATCTAATTGTTACGAGTATACATAAAACAAAGTTTTATCACAAAAatctagtttttttatttataaaaatcacTATCTTATTTGAAAAAACTTCATATACTATTGAGtaactttttaataaaaaaattaaaatacactTTTTGgtcattaaaataatattcatgtGAATTATAGTggtattttaattaatcaaacataAAATAAACTTATAAGCTACTTTTGAATCATggtaaaaatacacattttggtGACtcctttaagttattttttactTAACGAAATTAAAATGTAACTAACAAGTTATTTTTGAAACACAACGCAAAAACAACTTATTCCAATCATTTTCTTCAGCGACAACAAGAAACTATGCTTGTCATATCCCAAAATAACTCCCTTGAATAGTAAGTCGCAATGGTACTATTCTTGTGCCCAAACGACTAGCATTGTCGCTAGAAAAATCTTCTAAAACCATGAATATACCCACGAACTCACCAGAAAACGCTGATGATACAAGGGGAGTGCATGGCTGGGTTGTGTTTCTTTCAAAGAGCTCGTTCCAACTATACTACCTCCAGGCCTTGGGGTGGCCGGAGTTGGCCAGAAAATGCAGTCAAAGTTGCACATTCGATGACTTTATCCAACACGTACAACCTCCTCTAGCGATGTCAGGCGGCGAGCTCACCAACATCTTCTCTTCCTCCCTATCTAGCGTAGCAGGTGGGTGGCTGGAAGTTGGCAACTAGGCTTGGCCATTTGAAGAAAGAGAGAGACATGGAAAGAATATTGGGGATATTATCACAATCTCAATGGATAACAACTCAATATGATGAATACAATAGGTttcaaacacataaaatcataagatcaAATTGTAAACTATAATATATCATAAACTATAAAACAAAATTAATTGGAAAGTTAGGTTACACCACGCACCTAGATAATTTGAATCTATACATAATATATAATAGTACTATCacaaaagaaataacataaaatgaCGGGAAACTCAAAACCAAAAACCAAATTCGTCTATGTCTTAAAACCAAAATGTAGAaccaaaggcttatacacgatGAAGATCACTATCAAAATTCTCTATTTGAAACATTCCCAAAGTTGCTTGAAGTCTCTATAAAGATGAAGTCAAAATTGGGAttaaacaagccttgaaactcatacgAGTCAAATAattcttgatgagtttcttggagaaaatgaatGTTCTCGGAGAGCTATAGAGAGGGATTAAAGGGAAAGCGTTGAGAAGTGCGATCAAGACTTTTTGACCCTTTAAACCCATTTATATAGTATTAGCATTGTTACAGGCAAGTCTCACATGTTACACTTTAAAAAACACTATTTTTGAGCCAAAACAAGTTGTCCCACATCAGCAAGAGGCGACGCGTTGCCAATTAGTGAAAACACATCGCCACGCACAAGTGATACATCACCACCTAGAGGTGACCTATCGCCATTCTAGTTTCAGCATAGGCCAAATATGGCCTGCAATGCATTGCTTTCAAACAAGCGTTGTAGCGCATGTCCCTCTAATTTTTTCTCATTTAGACTTGCCCAAATCATCTCAAAATTTGCTAAATTGCTCCCAGCATGTTTGGATGTGTTTCGATACTTCATTGTACCAATCCAAAACTAATTTGGTTTATTATTGATGCTAATCGcaaaaactcaaattcacatctacGTGTATGGAGTTTTTGATTGTGTTACACCTATTTGTGTATCACAATTTCTTCCTTATATTTAACAAATCTCAACAAATAAATTATGCGCAAAAACTGTCAAATTAAGTATTCTTAAAGGTGAATATTGTAAATATAATAAAAGTTAAAAGATAGTGTTTATGTAAATATtccttaatttaattttattttatttttgtttttgaaaagaatattttttaattttatgggTGTTTAAAATAGATGAAGATCAATTTGGTTTGATGACACACTTAATAAAAGGGAGATATCTTCAATTATTTTGAATTGACTCCAATCATGAAAAAGTTGACTGAAATTGATATTCCAATGAAATGGGTAATTCAAGTTTATTCTTTTCATGAAGAATACAACTACAAAATATCACCGATACATGAAAAACAAACAGAACTCAAAAATTAATTAAGGTTCAAATGAGATCAAACCTGAacgcatcaatttttttttaatgaaaatacaGAAGGGTTATTGAATTAATATATAATCTTGATGGGAAAATATTAATGTAAATGGTAATCCTATTTCACCACCCAATAATGTCCAATCAATACGATAATCAAAGGGGAAATAAGGTTACACTAGGAAGAAAGCCTAGTATATTGCATCATCGTATGTTTGACACTTAACGACAGCTATTTAATAAAACTAGGTGAGCGCGGGTGAAAaaattaggtttttttttataactaatatctaaacttgaattttaattagatatttttttattaaattaattaaaacatcATTTAATTGTAATAAAAAAGAGTTgcatttttttatacatataaaattaaaaaaaaaacttaaataactaaaaaaaccatataataaggttgagaaaataattaaattaaataaatatctatcaatattaaaaataaaattaaaacttttcaaaaatatttataatttggaTCTAGAATGTAAAATATTAAATTAGGTGAAAATATTACATTTtagcaaaatataatatttaatggaaaatgaataaaatacgtaaaattgattaaaatcaaaTCATCCTAATAACTTCAACAAaaaagatttaatttttaaatttgaaacttgaaacaaaataaaaaatatccaatacaattttttttttttaaaaactataaaTCTCTTTAAATAAATACCAAAAGTAAAAAACAATAGAGAAGTGAGAATTGATAGATAGATATAAAGTATGAATGATATAATAGTAATAAttgaccaaataattaattattatttttatcaagtataattaacatttttaaaaaaaattaaaaaataaatatatatataactaaaatatattttccactatagtataatataatttgatcaaATTTACTACTCTAACTCACCacttaaatttattaaaaaaccaCTATTTAAATCTTAGccgaaaaaaaaaactaaaatatattctCACTACAAAAATAATATAGTTTGATGAAATTTATTAAACTACCTcacttttaaatttattttttaaaaactgaCTTTTTAAATCTtaaccaaaataaaaagaaacacaccttttttttataaataaatatctatatatatattcactCTTTTATAGTACTTATAGATATagtaataattgattaaataattatttaattttttgatcAAGTGTAatgaataatattaaaaaaaaaagagatatataactaaaatatattctccactatagtataatataatttgattAAATTTACTAAACTAACTCATCatttaactttattaaaaaaaaaccactATTTAAATCTTAGCCAAATATAAAAGAACTAAAATATATTCTCACTACAACATAATAACTTTAAGAAATTTATTAAACTAACTcacttttaaatttatttaaaaaagacTCAATTTTTAAATCTtaaccaaaataaaaagaaacacactttaaaaaaatagaaaaaaaatacaaataactaTATTAAAAAGAGATATATAAATACAATATATTCTCTATTACAAGATTATATAATTTGTTCAAATTTACTAGAGGAATTTACCTTAAATATGggaaaattcaataaaatttgatatatatggttttttttttttgtgtgcattttttatggtttttttttgttgtttaacttttttatgggttttgttttcccatatttatcaaataaattattttgtaTCTCATATTTTATTGTATAAGTTTATTTATTCTATCTGTAAAATTTTGTGAGTGTATTTCAGTCATtttaagtattattattattattattattattattattattttgggaaactatttt from the Humulus lupulus chromosome X, drHumLupu1.1, whole genome shotgun sequence genome contains:
- the LOC133807019 gene encoding transcription factor bHLH74, which codes for MSGQENEDMGFRHRSHGILNCPPSGMSTNAPPDKVSGMTMSSLTMFKPSNGQDHFFASGWDPLVSLSQSENFGGSSVVSHGEFCNPPYPVALENQGMSSNSQLVQYPSDSSFVEMVPKLSCFENGGFSEMVGSFGLPQCAEIASNTNGCPRNYTINQEKGSERTSRIGGQSQDGCQISDGGIGSSPSGKRRKRVPDSSSPLSPEKNAEGGQQMDLSGDNSDVRKEQDEKKLNTEEYTSGNMRSKPTEAVGKQAKESSNSGDTQKDNYIHVRARRGQATNSHSLAERVRREKISERMRLLQELVPGCNKITGKAVMLDEIINYVRSLQQQVEFLSMKLATVNPELNIDIERILSKDASQILNSRGGNAAIFGLGPGMGSSQHYPHGIFQANLPSIPSSAPQFASLPQAVLDNELQGLFHMGFETTASIDTLGPNGCLKPEL